A part of Spiribacter vilamensis genomic DNA contains:
- the deoD gene encoding purine-nucleoside phosphorylase — protein sequence MATPHISAEPGDFADTVLMPGDPLRAKVIADNYLDDVREVTNTRNMLGYTGRYGDTPVSVMGSGMGIPSMSIYAFELYTQYEVEKIIRVGTCGGISPAVKVRDIIVAMGASTDSSVNRTRLDGDDFAAIADYGLLEATVNAARAAGATPRVGNVFSSELFYNPRANFFDTLKAHGILAVEMEAAGLYGVAAETGKRAVSVLTVSDHVVTGASTSADERQNSFQEMMQVALEAAAHTN from the coding sequence ATGGCGACCCCGCATATCAGTGCCGAGCCAGGCGATTTTGCCGACACCGTCCTCATGCCGGGTGATCCCCTGCGCGCGAAGGTCATCGCCGACAACTACCTCGACGATGTCCGCGAAGTCACCAACACCCGCAACATGCTTGGCTACACGGGACGCTATGGCGATACGCCGGTCTCGGTCATGGGCTCGGGGATGGGCATTCCGTCGATGTCGATCTACGCCTTCGAGCTCTACACCCAGTACGAGGTGGAGAAGATTATCCGTGTCGGGACCTGCGGTGGTATCAGCCCGGCGGTGAAGGTGCGGGACATCATTGTGGCGATGGGCGCGTCCACTGACTCGAGCGTCAATCGCACCCGCCTGGATGGCGACGATTTCGCGGCGATCGCCGACTACGGCCTGCTCGAGGCGACAGTCAATGCGGCGCGTGCCGCCGGCGCCACGCCTCGCGTCGGTAATGTCTTTTCTTCGGAGCTCTTCTACAACCCGCGGGCGAACTTCTTCGACACGCTGAAGGCCCACGGCATCCTTGCCGTGGAGATGGAGGCCGCCGGGCTCTATGGTGTAGCGGCCGAAACCGGCAAGCGGGCGGTCAGCGTGCTGACGGTCAGCGATCATGTCGTGACCGGGGCATCCACCAGTGCCGATGAGCGCCAGAACAGCTTCCAGGAAATGATGCAGGTGGCTCTGGAAGCCGCCGCGCACACCAACTGA
- a CDS encoding UDP-glucose dehydrogenase family protein, protein MRVSIFGTGYVGLVTGACFAEVGNDVICVDVDADKIEQLNRGEMPIFEPGLEAMVIRNRDAGRLRFTTDAAMAVEHGDFQFIAVGTPSDEDGSADLRHVLTVADTIATSMESHRIIVDKSTVPVGTADRVREAVDRRLQQRGVTTSYSVVSNPEFLKEGAAINDFMKPERVIVGCDDAYSREQLHALYAPFNRNHDRLISMDVRSAELTKYAANAMLATKISFMNELANIADRVGADIERVRIGIGADPRIGYHFIYPGAGYGGSCFPKDVKALARTAHDVDYVPQLLQAVEEVNDRQKHYLFNRIREHYRGDLAGRRFALWGLSFKPNTDDMREAASRRLMESLWEAGASVQAFDPKAMDETRRLYGDRAGLTLCDSPEAALEGCDALVVMTEWNLFRSPDFELIRSHLADAVIFDGRNIYDPAVLARLGFQYHAIGRPPVTPGEAGAKA, encoded by the coding sequence ATGCGAGTCAGTATTTTCGGCACCGGCTATGTCGGCCTCGTCACCGGGGCCTGTTTCGCCGAGGTGGGCAATGACGTGATCTGTGTCGACGTCGACGCCGACAAGATCGAACAACTCAACCGTGGCGAGATGCCCATCTTCGAGCCGGGCCTCGAGGCCATGGTCATCCGCAATCGCGATGCCGGGCGCCTGCGTTTTACCACCGATGCCGCGATGGCGGTCGAGCATGGCGATTTTCAGTTTATCGCCGTGGGGACGCCGTCCGACGAGGATGGATCGGCCGATCTGCGCCATGTGCTTACGGTGGCGGACACGATCGCGACATCAATGGAGAGCCACCGGATCATCGTCGACAAATCCACTGTTCCGGTGGGCACGGCAGACCGTGTCCGCGAGGCGGTGGATCGCCGGCTGCAGCAGCGCGGCGTCACCACCTCCTACTCGGTGGTTTCCAACCCCGAGTTCCTCAAGGAGGGGGCGGCGATCAACGACTTCATGAAACCCGAGCGGGTCATCGTGGGTTGTGACGACGCCTATTCGCGCGAACAGCTCCATGCCCTCTATGCGCCGTTCAACCGCAATCACGACCGGTTGATCAGCATGGATGTGCGTTCGGCGGAGCTGACCAAGTACGCCGCCAACGCCATGCTCGCGACCAAGATCAGTTTCATGAACGAGCTCGCCAATATCGCCGATCGCGTCGGCGCAGACATCGAGCGCGTGCGCATCGGCATCGGTGCCGATCCTCGGATTGGCTATCACTTTATCTATCCCGGCGCCGGCTACGGCGGCTCGTGTTTCCCCAAGGACGTCAAGGCCCTGGCGCGGACCGCGCACGATGTCGACTACGTCCCGCAGCTGCTGCAGGCGGTGGAGGAGGTCAACGACCGCCAGAAGCATTACCTTTTCAACCGTATTCGCGAGCATTACCGGGGCGATCTGGCCGGCCGGCGTTTCGCGCTCTGGGGCCTGTCGTTCAAGCCCAACACCGATGACATGCGTGAGGCCGCCAGTCGGCGCCTGATGGAGTCGCTCTGGGAGGCCGGTGCCTCCGTGCAGGCGTTCGATCCGAAGGCGATGGACGAGACGCGGCGGCTGTATGGCGATCGTGCCGGCCTGACCCTGTGCGACAGCCCGGAAGCCGCCCTTGAGGGCTGCGATGCGCTGGTGGTCATGACCGAGTGGAATCTGTTCCGCAGTCCCGACTTCGAGTTGATCCGCAGTCACCTTGCCGACGCCGTGATCTTCGATGGCCGCAATATCTATGACCCGGCGGTGCTGGCGCGCCTCGGGTTCCAGTACCACGCCATCGGCCGTCCGCCGGTAACGCCGGGCGAGGCGGGAGCGAAGGCATGA
- a CDS encoding mannose-1-phosphate guanylyltransferase/mannose-6-phosphate isomerase, whose amino-acid sequence MSEPTAELPVLPVILSGGIGSRLWPLSRETYPKQFLDVAAGGRTLVQQTLERLEGIPGLGSPMVICNQSHRFLVAEQLRDNPLGSAQILLEPVGRNTAPAVAVAALQALRASSDAILAVFPADHLVGQPAHLRAAVVDAIEAARDGGLVTFGVVPTCPETGYGYIEAGEPVNGGPARRVRRFVEKPDAETARTYVDSGRFYWNSGMFVMRASRYLDALKRHAPAILEACEAAIGAAEQDMDFVRLNEAAFERCPADSIDYAVMEQTDAAVTLPLDADWNDLGSWATLMDAVERDAAGNVLLGDVMAEDSHNNYVRAESRLVATVGLEDHVVVETADSVLVAPRDQVHSVKQIVRRLQDDGRPEALEHRQVHRPWGSYEGLVRSERFQVKRIVVTPGSRLSLQMHHHRAEHWVVVRGTARVTRGDEVFLLGEDQSTYIPLGTVHRLENPGMIPLELVEVQSGSYLGEDDIVRIEDHYGR is encoded by the coding sequence ATGAGCGAACCGACCGCCGAACTGCCCGTTCTCCCGGTCATCCTCTCCGGTGGCATCGGTTCGCGTCTCTGGCCGCTGTCGCGCGAGACCTATCCCAAGCAGTTCCTGGACGTGGCCGCCGGCGGCCGGACGCTGGTGCAGCAGACGCTCGAGCGCCTTGAGGGCATCCCCGGTCTGGGTTCGCCGATGGTGATCTGTAACCAGTCGCATCGTTTCCTGGTCGCCGAGCAGCTTCGGGACAATCCGCTCGGTAGCGCGCAGATCCTGCTCGAGCCAGTGGGCCGCAACACGGCTCCGGCCGTGGCCGTGGCGGCACTACAGGCGCTGCGCGCATCGTCGGATGCGATCCTGGCGGTATTCCCGGCCGATCACCTGGTAGGCCAGCCGGCGCACCTGCGCGCGGCCGTGGTCGACGCGATCGAGGCCGCCCGGGACGGTGGACTGGTCACCTTCGGCGTGGTCCCCACCTGTCCCGAGACCGGTTACGGCTATATCGAGGCGGGCGAGCCGGTGAACGGCGGGCCGGCGCGCCGGGTGCGGCGCTTTGTCGAAAAGCCCGATGCCGAGACCGCACGGACGTATGTGGACAGCGGCCGGTTCTACTGGAACTCGGGGATGTTCGTGATGCGTGCCTCGCGTTATCTCGACGCCCTCAAGCGCCATGCGCCGGCTATCCTCGAGGCCTGCGAGGCGGCGATCGGGGCGGCCGAGCAGGACATGGACTTCGTGCGCCTGAACGAGGCCGCCTTCGAGCGCTGTCCAGCGGATTCCATCGACTACGCGGTCATGGAGCAGACCGACGCGGCCGTGACCCTGCCGCTCGATGCCGACTGGAACGACCTGGGATCGTGGGCAACGCTGATGGACGCCGTCGAGCGCGATGCCGCCGGGAATGTGCTGCTCGGTGACGTTATGGCCGAGGACAGCCACAACAACTATGTGCGCGCCGAGAGTCGGCTGGTCGCGACGGTGGGGCTCGAAGATCACGTGGTGGTCGAGACCGCCGACTCGGTGCTGGTGGCCCCTCGCGATCAGGTCCACTCGGTCAAGCAGATCGTTCGGCGATTGCAGGATGATGGCCGACCCGAGGCACTCGAGCACCGTCAGGTTCATCGTCCGTGGGGCAGCTACGAGGGCCTGGTGCGCTCGGAGCGATTCCAGGTCAAGCGCATAGTCGTCACGCCGGGATCCCGCCTCTCGCTGCAGATGCACCACCACCGCGCCGAGCACTGGGTAGTGGTTCGTGGCACCGCCCGCGTGACCCGTGGCGACGAGGTCTTCCTGCTTGGTGAGGATCAGTCCACCTACATCCCGCTAGGCACCGTTCACCGGCTTGAAAACCCCGGCATGATCCCCCTGGAGCTGGTGGAGGTGCAGTCCGGCAGCTATCTGGGTGAAGACGATATCGTGCGCATTGAGGATCACTATGGGCGATAG
- the miaB gene encoding tRNA (N6-isopentenyl adenosine(37)-C2)-methylthiotransferase MiaB yields the protein MTQRVYVRTHGCQMNEYDSIKMVDILAAEGDYERVKTPEAADIILLNTCSIREKAQEKVFSELGRWRALKEDHPDLLIGVGGCVASQEGAAIVERAPFVDLVFGPQTLHRLPDMVTRARDTGRAVVDVSFPEIEKFDRLPEARAEGPTAFVSIMEGCSKYCSFCVVPYTRGEEISRPFEDVLAECAELAEQGVREVTLLGQNVNGYAAEGPEGEAADLALLIHYVAAIDGIDRIRFTTSHPLDFNQALVDAYAQVPELVNHLHLPVQSGSDNVLALMKRNHGRDHFLDLVARLKTARPDITLSSDFIIGFPGEMDRDFEATMDLVEQVGFDQSFSFIFSRRPGTPAAQLPDATSAEAKKARLQRLQAKLDDNAQAISASMVGRVESVLVDGVSRKSDDELKGRTQNNRVVNFPGNRRLIGRFVNVRITEALAHSLRGELIDLDTRLEPELAVASA from the coding sequence ATGACACAGAGAGTTTATGTGCGCACCCACGGCTGCCAGATGAACGAGTATGACTCGATCAAGATGGTGGATATTCTCGCGGCCGAGGGGGACTACGAGCGGGTGAAAACGCCGGAAGCGGCGGACATCATCCTTCTTAACACCTGCTCGATCCGCGAAAAGGCGCAGGAAAAGGTGTTCTCCGAGTTGGGCCGGTGGCGGGCACTCAAAGAGGACCATCCGGATCTTCTGATCGGCGTCGGGGGGTGCGTGGCCAGCCAGGAGGGGGCGGCCATCGTCGAGCGGGCGCCGTTCGTGGACCTGGTCTTCGGCCCACAGACACTGCATCGTCTGCCGGATATGGTGACCCGGGCGCGTGATACCGGGCGCGCGGTGGTGGATGTCAGCTTCCCCGAGATCGAGAAGTTCGACCGGCTGCCGGAGGCGCGCGCCGAGGGGCCGACGGCCTTTGTCTCGATCATGGAGGGCTGCAGCAAGTACTGCAGTTTCTGCGTGGTGCCCTACACCCGCGGCGAGGAGATCAGCCGCCCGTTCGAGGACGTTCTCGCGGAATGCGCCGAGCTCGCCGAACAGGGGGTGCGCGAGGTGACGCTGCTGGGGCAGAACGTCAACGGCTATGCCGCCGAGGGTCCGGAAGGCGAGGCCGCGGATCTGGCGCTGCTGATCCACTATGTTGCCGCCATTGACGGCATCGACCGCATCCGCTTTACCACCTCCCACCCGCTTGACTTCAACCAGGCCCTGGTCGATGCCTATGCACAGGTCCCGGAGCTGGTGAACCACCTGCATCTGCCCGTCCAGAGCGGATCGGACAATGTTCTCGCGCTGATGAAGCGCAACCACGGCCGGGATCACTTCCTCGACCTGGTGGCACGTCTGAAGACGGCGCGCCCGGATATTACGCTGTCGTCGGATTTCATTATCGGCTTTCCCGGCGAGATGGATCGCGATTTCGAGGCCACCATGGATCTGGTCGAGCAGGTGGGCTTTGATCAGTCGTTCAGCTTCATCTTCTCGCGGCGGCCGGGCACGCCGGCGGCGCAGCTGCCCGATGCGACCTCGGCGGAGGCCAAAAAGGCCCGACTGCAGCGCCTCCAGGCAAAGCTCGACGACAACGCGCAGGCGATTAGCGCGTCGATGGTCGGACGGGTCGAGTCGGTGCTCGTCGACGGCGTTTCACGCAAGAGTGACGACGAACTCAAGGGCCGGACGCAGAATAACCGGGTGGTTAACTTCCCCGGCAATCGCCGGCTCATCGGCCGGTTTGTGAACGTTCGCATCACCGAGGCGCTGGCGCACTCACTGCGCGGCGAGTTGATCGACCTCGACACCCGCCTGGAGCCGGAGCTGGCGGTGGCATCCGCTTGA
- a CDS encoding PhoH family protein: MNGRGAAETVDFTLAPADNERLANLCGQFDENLRQLERRLGVEIENRGHRFRITGDEAATDVARDVVRALYRQTPREAIGAEQVHLQLRTAEAEAEAEDDDAGGSPAGDDDVSIPTRKGLIRGRGPNQRGYLSAIQRCDLTFGIGPAGTGKTYLAVACAVEALQQDRVERLVLVRPAVEAGERLGFLPGDLAQKVDPYLRPLYDALFEMLGFERVNKLIERNVIEVAPLAYMRGRTLNGAFIILDEAQNTTVEQMKMFLTRLGFGSTAVVTGDVTQIDLPAGKTSGLRDAIDVLHEVSGVSFTFFSARDVVRHDLVQRIVRAYDRHAGDSRSD; this comes from the coding sequence TTGAACGGGCGAGGAGCGGCCGAGACGGTGGATTTCACGCTGGCCCCGGCGGATAACGAGCGCCTGGCCAACCTTTGTGGCCAGTTCGACGAGAATCTGCGGCAGCTGGAACGTCGGCTGGGTGTGGAGATCGAGAACCGCGGCCACCGTTTCCGCATCACTGGTGATGAGGCGGCGACGGATGTGGCCCGCGATGTCGTTCGGGCCCTGTATCGGCAGACACCCCGGGAGGCGATCGGGGCCGAGCAGGTGCATCTGCAGCTGCGCACTGCCGAGGCGGAGGCCGAGGCCGAGGACGACGATGCCGGCGGCAGTCCGGCGGGCGATGACGACGTCTCGATCCCCACCCGGAAGGGACTGATCCGCGGTCGTGGCCCCAACCAGCGCGGCTACCTGTCCGCCATCCAGCGCTGCGACCTGACCTTCGGCATTGGCCCGGCCGGAACCGGCAAGACCTATCTGGCGGTGGCCTGCGCGGTGGAGGCGCTCCAGCAGGATCGTGTCGAGCGCCTCGTGCTGGTGCGCCCTGCGGTCGAGGCCGGCGAGCGTCTCGGGTTTCTGCCCGGTGACCTGGCGCAAAAGGTCGACCCCTATCTCCGCCCCCTCTATGACGCGCTCTTCGAGATGCTCGGCTTCGAGCGCGTCAACAAGCTTATCGAGCGCAACGTCATCGAGGTGGCCCCCCTTGCCTATATGCGGGGCCGGACTCTCAACGGGGCGTTCATCATTCTCGACGAGGCGCAGAACACCACCGTCGAGCAGATGAAAATGTTCCTGACCCGTCTCGGTTTCGGATCCACGGCCGTGGTCACCGGCGACGTCACGCAGATCGATCTGCCCGCCGGCAAGACATCCGGACTGCGCGATGCGATCGACGTGCTCCACGAGGTCAGCGGCGTCAGTTTTACCTTCTTCAGCGCCCGGGATGTCGTTCGCCACGACCTGGTTCAACGTATCGTTCGCGCCTACGATCGCCATGCCGGCGATTCCCGAAGCGACTGA
- the ybeY gene encoding rRNA maturation RNase YbeY, which translates to MGDLDLQCVTDEWVPDDRAFEHWVATALAGRRDDWEVAIRLIDAPESQTLNRDYRGRDQPTNVLSFPAALPVGVTLPLLGDLAICAPVVHREAREQGKTAEAHWAHLTIHGVLHLLGFDHMDSVEAEAMEAEERGIMAQLGYDDPYQTEQPLA; encoded by the coding sequence ATGGGCGATCTCGACCTCCAGTGCGTCACCGACGAATGGGTGCCGGATGACCGGGCCTTCGAACACTGGGTCGCCACGGCGCTGGCGGGGCGGCGTGACGACTGGGAGGTGGCGATCCGTCTGATCGACGCGCCGGAGAGCCAGACCCTCAACCGCGACTATCGGGGTCGCGATCAGCCGACCAACGTGCTGTCTTTTCCCGCGGCGCTGCCGGTTGGCGTGACACTGCCATTGCTCGGTGACCTGGCGATCTGTGCGCCGGTTGTCCATCGCGAGGCCCGGGAGCAGGGTAAGACGGCCGAGGCCCACTGGGCGCATCTCACCATTCACGGAGTGCTTCACTTGCTTGGCTTCGATCACATGGATAGCGTAGAAGCGGAAGCAATGGAGGCGGAAGAGCGCGGCATCATGGCGCAGTTGGGTTACGACGACCCCTATCAGACAGAGCAACCGCTGGCATGA
- a CDS encoding HlyC/CorC family transporter, which translates to MSDEQAGNTGQDTWLMRIGRALGGQEPHDRESLVTMLRSAQQRAILDADALSMCEGVLHVAELQVRDVMIPRSKVSLLRRSESVWELLPAIIDSGHSRFPVTGDNRDDVIGILIAKDLLPYLDPQHQREFQLRELLRPALFVPESKRLDALLKLFQESRNHLAIVVDEYGGLAGIVTIEDVIEQIVGEIDDEHDLDDDAWILNRTDDGQTVVKALTPIDAFNEHFRTDFSDEEFDTIGGVVANAFGHVPQRGENLVIEGLRFDVVRADSRRLHLLMVTPDAACAD; encoded by the coding sequence ATGAGCGACGAACAGGCCGGAAATACGGGGCAGGACACCTGGCTGATGCGCATCGGTCGTGCACTCGGCGGGCAGGAGCCGCACGACCGCGAGAGCCTGGTGACGATGCTCCGGTCCGCTCAGCAGCGGGCCATTCTCGATGCCGATGCCCTGTCGATGTGCGAGGGCGTTCTGCATGTCGCCGAATTGCAGGTTCGCGACGTAATGATCCCGCGCTCCAAGGTCTCGCTGCTGCGACGCTCGGAGTCGGTCTGGGAGCTGCTACCGGCGATCATCGACAGCGGCCACTCGCGCTTCCCGGTCACCGGTGACAATCGCGACGATGTGATCGGCATTCTGATCGCCAAAGACCTGCTGCCCTATCTCGATCCACAGCACCAGCGGGAGTTCCAGCTCCGCGAGCTGCTTCGCCCCGCGCTCTTCGTCCCCGAGAGTAAGCGCCTCGATGCGCTGCTGAAGCTCTTCCAGGAAAGCCGTAACCATCTCGCGATCGTGGTCGATGAATACGGCGGACTCGCGGGGATTGTCACCATCGAGGACGTCATCGAGCAGATCGTCGGCGAGATCGATGACGAGCACGATCTGGATGACGATGCCTGGATCCTCAACCGCACCGACGATGGCCAGACCGTGGTCAAGGCGCTGACTCCCATCGATGCGTTCAACGAACATTTTCGCACCGATTTCAGTGACGAGGAATTCGATACCATCGGTGGCGTAGTGGCGAACGCCTTCGGTCATGTCCCGCAGCGCGGCGAGAATCTCGTGATTGAGGGCCTGCGCTTCGATGTCGTGCGGGCTGACAGCCGCCGTCTGCATCTACTGATGGTGACCCCCGACGCGGCATGCGCCGACTGA
- the lnt gene encoding apolipoprotein N-acyltransferase — protein sequence MRRLINLPLALVAGALLALGFAPFGQALAPVAALAIIFSRLTTIGTLRGALATGYVFGLGYAGAGVYWIYHSIADYGGGPLAGVVATAVLVALFALIPMIALVSGWWVGGGNRLRTPLLALPLAWIGVEWIRSWLATGATWLSLGYTQIDTPLAHLAPVFGVVGVSLAVVMTAGAIAAWLAQPGTRRFALALGIALATVSVGLALDRDWTVPIDEPLSVSILQGNIGQARKWDPDERGAILGEYLQMTRDRFGDDLIVWPETALPVFYQQATRWIDPLAREAADAGSSLVIGAPVARDENRYNAVVVPGDPPQFYEKRHLVPFGEYVPFRDIAGGVLDFVGTPLGDFSAGQSAAPLRAAGHDLGVSICYEVTFGAEVADTLPAADLLLNVSNDAWFGASTAPWQHLQMARMRALETGREMIRATNTGVSAFIDSRGAVRQAGPLFESAILSATVQPRAGTTPYVRWRDWPMAALSMIGIAGLWLTGGWRRPGRGG from the coding sequence ATGCGCCGACTGATCAACCTGCCGCTGGCCCTGGTGGCAGGGGCCCTGCTGGCGCTCGGGTTTGCCCCCTTTGGCCAGGCCCTGGCACCCGTCGCCGCCCTCGCCATCATCTTCAGCCGCCTCACGACCATCGGTACGCTCCGCGGCGCGCTGGCGACCGGTTACGTCTTCGGTCTTGGCTACGCCGGCGCCGGTGTCTACTGGATCTATCACAGCATTGCCGATTACGGCGGCGGTCCGCTTGCGGGGGTGGTGGCCACCGCCGTGCTGGTCGCCTTGTTTGCCTTGATCCCCATGATTGCCCTCGTCTCCGGCTGGTGGGTCGGTGGCGGCAACCGGCTGCGTACGCCGCTGCTGGCCCTGCCGCTTGCCTGGATCGGGGTCGAATGGATTCGCAGCTGGCTTGCGACCGGCGCCACCTGGCTGAGCCTCGGGTATACCCAGATCGATACTCCGCTGGCCCATCTGGCGCCGGTGTTCGGGGTGGTTGGCGTGAGTCTCGCCGTTGTGATGACCGCGGGCGCGATTGCCGCCTGGCTGGCGCAGCCGGGGACCCGACGGTTCGCGCTGGCGCTCGGCATCGCGCTTGCCACGGTGTCGGTCGGGCTCGCCCTCGACCGTGACTGGACGGTGCCGATCGACGAACCGCTTTCGGTCTCCATCCTCCAGGGCAACATCGGCCAGGCGCGCAAGTGGGACCCGGACGAGCGCGGCGCCATCCTGGGCGAATACCTGCAGATGACCCGCGACCGGTTCGGTGATGACCTGATCGTCTGGCCGGAGACGGCACTGCCGGTGTTCTACCAGCAGGCCACGCGGTGGATTGATCCGCTTGCCCGCGAGGCCGCGGATGCCGGCAGCAGCCTAGTGATTGGTGCCCCCGTGGCCCGTGACGAGAACCGTTACAACGCCGTGGTGGTGCCGGGTGACCCGCCGCAGTTCTACGAGAAACGCCATCTCGTGCCATTTGGGGAGTATGTGCCGTTCCGCGATATCGCCGGCGGTGTTCTGGATTTCGTCGGCACGCCGCTGGGTGACTTCAGTGCCGGACAGTCCGCCGCGCCACTGCGGGCGGCGGGGCATGACCTCGGCGTGAGTATCTGCTACGAGGTGACCTTCGGCGCCGAGGTGGCGGATACACTGCCCGCGGCCGATCTTCTGCTCAATGTCAGCAACGATGCCTGGTTCGGCGCCTCGACAGCGCCCTGGCAGCATCTCCAGATGGCGCGGATGCGGGCGCTCGAGACCGGTCGGGAGATGATCCGCGCGACCAACACCGGGGTATCGGCGTTTATCGACTCGCGCGGCGCAGTCCGTCAGGCCGGCCCCCTGTTCGAATCCGCCATTCTCTCCGCCACGGTTCAGCCCCGTGCGGGTACGACGCCGTACGTACGCTGGCGTGACTGGCCGATGGCGGCGCTGTCGATGATCGGCATCGCTGGCCTGTGGCTGACCGGGGGCTGGCGGCGACCGGGTCGCGGCGGGTGA
- a CDS encoding zinc ribbon-containing protein yields MTDNEQQREHEVHGYERMLERLRERMETTGEAVEQGFHEALDAVRERSVALGELSRDEADRVAGWLQRDLEDAAEYVDKARGNYSDWLYMDLQLVENWIWDRFASVADRTRLQWQTLDRELQAARRYHTGEVTGPGALVCRDCGEVLHFKRSGHIPPCPKCHGSRFERAARQSGR; encoded by the coding sequence ATGACCGATAACGAGCAACAGCGTGAACACGAGGTCCACGGCTACGAGCGTATGCTCGAGCGCCTTCGCGAGCGCATGGAGACCACCGGCGAGGCGGTGGAGCAGGGTTTCCACGAGGCGCTGGATGCCGTGCGCGAGCGCAGCGTCGCGCTGGGGGAGCTGAGCCGCGACGAGGCCGACCGGGTAGCCGGCTGGCTGCAGCGCGACCTCGAGGATGCGGCGGAGTACGTCGACAAGGCGCGCGGAAACTACTCCGACTGGCTGTACATGGATCTGCAGCTGGTAGAGAACTGGATCTGGGATCGTTTCGCATCGGTGGCCGACCGGACGCGGCTGCAGTGGCAGACCCTTGACCGCGAACTGCAGGCGGCACGGCGTTATCACACCGGCGAGGTGACCGGGCCCGGAGCGCTTGTCTGTCGTGACTGCGGCGAGGTCCTGCATTTCAAGCGCAGCGGTCATATCCCGCCGTGTCCGAAGTGCCACGGCAGCCGTTTCGAGCGTGCCGCGCGCCAGTCGGGTCGCTAA